From the Methanocaldococcus fervens AG86 genome, the window ATGCAGAGTTCTAAAGAGTCCCCTAAAAAATCAGCTATTTTCTGTATTTCTTTTGGCTGATAGTTGTGGGCTAAGATTACAGCGTTTTTTTCCTCCTTTAATTTATTTATTCTCTCCACAATATCCATAATATCCCTCAAATGTGTATTAATTTTATTTTAAATTTTAAATCCATGCTTTTCCAATCTTTCAACAACCATATCCCATGTTGGTAGGTTAGTTTGACATCCTTTTGCCTCAACAACAAATGAAGCAGTTGTCGCTCCAATTAAACCACATTTTTTTAAGCTGTATCCTTTAACATATGCAGATAAAAATCCTGCTCTATAGCTATCTCCAGCTCCTGTTGGATCTACAACAGCCTCTGCTTTAATACAAGGAATATCTATTTTTTCATCTTTGGTGTATATTACACTACCCTTAGAGCCCTTTGTTACTATAAGGACATCAACCCTCTTTAGATAATCATCAATGTCAAAATTCAAGAGTTTTAATGCTCTCTCAAATTCATGCTTATTCATAAATAAAAAGTTTGTATGCTCAATCATCTCTAATAAATTTTCTTTTGAGTATTGTGGTAGATCTTGCCCAGGATCGAAAGATACTAGATTATTTCCATATGCTTTTTTAGCACATTTTAGATTAAATTCCGGATCTCCTGTGGCTATGTGAACAATTTCAGTATTAAACTTTGGTGGATTCAGCTCTTTATAATGCTTAGCCGCTCCCCATAGGAAGAAGGTGATTTGATTGTTATCTTTATCTGTGAATATCCATGCCTTTGGAGTTTCCTCCTCTTCAGAGTAGTAAAGTTTGGAGATATTTATTCCTAAATTCTTTAAATATCTCTCATATCCACTGTTTTTAAAATCATAACCAACACATGATAAAAGTTCTGAATCAACATCAAGCTTTTTTATCCCTACTGCTGTATTAGCAGCGGCTCCACCATAATACTTTCTCGCTGAAGGAATTTGTACAGAAGTGTTTGGTTCTGGAAATTTTTCTACATTAAAAATATAATCAAGGGCTGTATGTCCTACACAAGTAATTTTTTCCATTCTACCACCTAATTTTTAAGAAGAATATGTTTATATACAGTTAGCTTTTAAACTAAAATTATCAAACTATTACTTAAAGATTTATGGGGGATAAGTTATGATAAATATATCTGAAAATTCTGAAGCAAAGGAATTAATACCTATTGCCCAAGCTGTTCATATATTGGTTAACAAACTACCTGTTGCTGCAAGAAGTAAAAATAAACCTGGAGTTAGATTAGAGAAAGGGGAGGTTGTTGATACAAACTATGAAGGATATGTTTTAAGAGTAGCCATTAAACAAGGAAAGGTTATTAGAGCAACGCCTATTGTAGGCCCTTATGCGGGACTTCCAGTCATTGTGGCCCCAATTAAAGATGGGGATAAAGTTGTAGGTGCTATTGGTGTGGTTGATATTACAGCAGGGATATTTGAGGATATAATAGCAATAGCAAGAAGACCTGAGCTCCATAAATTCCTACCAGAAGATGCATTTCCAAAATAAGTAAAATATATAAAACCGCAAAAATCCCATACTATAACGGTTTGCTCAATGTTGCAAATACGTCAATAGTATTTAAAAAGAGCTGGACATTAATTGCCCCTAAAAGGGGGCAACTTAATGGACGTGGGTATACCAATAGGAGTTTACCCTATGGTTTCAAAATAAAAATTTTAAGGTGATGAAATGAAAAAAATATTTATCTACCCCCCAAATAGCTTAATATTGAGTGATTTAGTTGAAAGATTTGGACATAAGCCGTTAAATCTAAACATAGTTATAGGAAAGTTGGTAAGAAATCCTGAGATAGACAGCCCACCAATGAACATAACTGATGAAGAACCAAAAAAAGGTTTAAAGTATGCTGCTGTAGAAGTTCCTTCAGGTGTTAGAGGGAGAATGGCTTTAATTGGGCCTTTAATTGAAGAAGCTGAAGCGGCAATAATAATGGAAGACGCTCCAATAGCCTTTGGATGCATAGGATGCCAGAGAACTAATGAGTTAACCCTATACTTAGTAAGAAGAAAAAATATCCCTACATTGAAAGTTAAATATCCAACAAATGAAGAAGAGGCTGAAATTTTAGTTAATAAGATAGCCAACTTTTTAAAAAGCTTAGAAGAGAGTAAAGAGAATTAAAAAATTTGGGAAGATGATTATAACAACAACACCAACTATTGAAGGAAAAAATATAGCAAATTTTTGGGAATTGTTGATAGAGTAGCTTGTATTGAAATTCTATATTACCATGAGGATATGTATGAAAAAGCGTTAAAAGAAGCAAAAAGATTGGAGCAAATGCGATTGTTGGAGTAAGATCTGAATTTAAAGGAAATGTAGTAGTTGTTTAGTAAAAAATAAAAATAAATAATTTTATATACTTTATTTTTTTAGCAATAGATAAACATCTTCTCCACTTTTAACATTCTTTAGGTATTCAGCGTTTTCAACTATTCTTCCAACAATGTTTGTTTTTTCAAAACTCTCCCCTGTAGGACCAAATTTATCGCTTTCTCCTAATCTAACCCCAATCATTCCTTTATACCTACTAACCATGTTTGTTACTCCAATGGCGCATGGCTCAACCTTATCGGTTGGGATGTTTTCAGGTAACAAACCTTTTGAGTAATCTGGATTTCCTTTAAACATTACAACATCTTTATGTTTGAAATAAACGTGGAGCTTTCCAACTCTTTTTGTTGTTAAGCCAGTAGTTTTTCTAAAGTACCATGTAGTTATAGGTGCCTTATCTTCATAAAGCTCAATAACAACTATTTTGCTCTTATCCAATCCTCTTATTTTAACTTTCTTTTCCTTTAACACATCTAAGGTATATTCTGGCTCCTGTTCAACAACAATGGCATTTTCTAAATCTCCCTCTTTCTCAACCTCTATGTTGTATTTTTTAAACATCTCCTCTGCTTCTTCCATAGTTAAACCAATAGCACACAACCTTTCAGGAATTGTTTTTACAGACAAAATTCCTGAATCAGAGAAATCAATTAGTTCTATTCCTTCTTTAACTCTTCCAACAACTGTATGGGATAAAGAGGAGCTTCTACCCTCCCTATAGATATAAACTTTACCTTCTCCAACTCCATAATTCCTTACGGTTATAAATCCTCTCTCCCTGTCAATTAAATTCCCTTCTTCAATCTTCAATGTTTGTAATCTACAATCAGCGACATAAGTGTTTGTTTTTTCAGAAATTTCAAATATTCCATCTTCCATTAAAGCTAAACAATGTTCTACAGCTGAAGGTGTTCCATCAAACTCAGCTGTGAAGTATGTAAAGATTTTCCAACCATCTTCCAACTTTGTATCTAAGTTTGTTGTTACTAAGTAATCAACAGCTTCTTTTTCCTCTTTAATTGGCTCTATGTCAATAATTTTGTCTCCGATATCTAATCTATCAATAACCCATTTACCTCCAACAACAATACCAATTTTTGGATTTTTTAACCCATAAATCCCTTCAGTTTTTTTCTTAATAAATACTATATGCCCTTCATCCTTATCTAAACCAGAAATGCTTAAAAGAACATCCCACTTTTTAAAAGCTCCTGGTTCAGCTGAAATCTCTAAATCGATGGTTGTTGGACCAAATGCGGTATCAACTCCACTAACCCATCTAAGCTTTTTTACGAAATTTTTGTAATTATTTACAAAAAATTTGGCTGTTTCATTATCTTCAGTTATCGCCACCGTTATATTCCCTTTAGTGGTTTTAATTAAAAACTTCTTAGCTATCTTTTCAGCTTCCCTTTTAACTCCCTTTATAATAACTATATTTGCCCCTTCTTTGTAATATTCATCTTTTATTACATCTTTCAAAGTTTCTCCAACTTTTTCCTTTCCGTTTACAATTACCTTAGCCATAGTTCCACCAATTATTTGGATATTATAACTGTCTTTATACTGCTCATCTCTTCCATTGCATATTTAATTCCTTCCCTTCCTAAACCACTCTTCTTAACTCCTCCAAACGGCATATTATCCTGCCTAAATAATGATGAATCGTTTATAATAACCCCTCCAAACTCTAAGTTCTCTGCAAATTTCAATGCCTTATTTATATCATTTGTAAATACAGCTGAGTGCAACCCATACTCTGTACTGTTGGCTATATCAATCATCTCCTCTTCATTAGCCCTAATTATTGGAATTACGGGAGCAAAAGTTTCTGTTTTACATAAGATGTTGTCTCTATCAACTTCTAATATTGTTGGATAGAATATAGCTTTATCCCTCTTTCCTCCTAAAAGTAATTTTCCTCCTTCATCTATGGCTTTTTCAACAATTCCCTCAACCCACTCTGCATGTTCAACACTTATTAATGGTCCCACATCAGTTCTCTCATCCAATGGATTACCTACATTTAGCTCTTTAGCTTTATTTACAAACATCTCTATAAATCTATCTGCTATACTTTCATCAACTAAAATCATCCCTACAGAGATGCAAACCTGCCCAGCGTATATAAAGCTACCTTTTATTAGAGAGTTAACAGCTTTCTCTAAGTTTGCATCCTTTAATACAATATTTGGATTGACTCCTCCTAATTCTAAAGTAATCTTTTTAAATCCAGCTTTTTTAGCTATCATCTCTCCAACTTTCAAACTTCCAGTGAATGAAATCATATTAACCTTTTCATTGACAACCATTTCATCTCCTACAACTTCCCCAGCTCCAGTAAGTAGGTTATAAACTCCCAATGGAACTTTATATTTCTTTAAAGCTCTCTCTATAATTTTAGCCAACTCTATGCAAGCAAGAGGGGCTTTTGATGACGGGTGGTGAATTACAACGTTTCCAGTAGCTATTGCTGAAGCTATCTTATGGGCTGATAAATTTAAAGGAAAGTTGAATGGTGTTATAGCTCCGACTATTCCAACAGGTTCTCTTTTTGTAAATATCAATTTATCGTCTGAAGGAATTGCCTCATCTCTAAACTCTTTAGCATAAAAGGCAGCTAATTTGAATGTTCCAATACTTCTTTCAACTTCTACTCTCGCCTGTTTTATTGGTTTTCCAGCATCTATAGCTAATATTTTAGCAAGCTCTTCTTTCCTTTCTTTAATTTGTTTTGCAATATTCATTAAGATGTTGTATCGTTTAGATATAGAAAGGTTTTTCATAACTTCTTTATATTTCTCTGCAGTATCTATTGCCTCTTTAACTTCTTCCCTACTTAGAGCAGGGATTTTTTTAATAACTTCTAAAGTATATGGGTTGATAACTTCAAAATCTTCCCTATCAATCCACTTTCCATCAATGAACATAATTCCACCATAATAAAATTTAGAAAATCTACTTAATAGTTTTGTATCTCATATCTTAAATGTTTTTAGCAAATGTATTTATATCTTCATTTAGTAAAATAGTAGTATCCAAATATAAATCAATAAATTAAGTGGGATATCATGGATTACATAGATTTAAATTATACTCCAAACGAAAATGATTTGTTATCATGCATGATAATCAAAGGAGAAAATTTAGAAAAATTGGCAAATGAGATTGCTGGTGAGAGTTCTATTGGAACATGGACTAAAGTTCAAACAATGAAGAGCGATATTTATACAAAATTAAAACCAAAAGTTTATGAAATTAAAGAGATTGGAAATGAAGGCAGATACAAAATAGGCCTAATAAAGATTGCTTATCCGTTGTATGCTTTTGAAATAAACAACATGCCAGGGGTTTTGGCAGGGATTGCTGGAAATATATTTGGAATGAAGATTGCCAAAGGTTTGAGGATATTAGATTTTAGATTTCCAGAAGAGTTTGTTAAATCCTATAAAGGCCCAAGATTTGGAATTGAAGGGGTTAGAAAAACTCTTAAAATTAAGGAAAGACCATTATTGGGAACTATAGTTAAACCAAAAGTGGGTTTAAGGACAGAGGAGCATGCAAAAGTGGCTTACGAAGCATGGGTAGGAGGGGTTGATTTAGTTAAGGATGATGAAAACTTAACGTCCCAAGAATTTAACAAATTTGAAGATAGAGTTTATAAAACCTTGGAGATGAGGGATAAGGCGGAGGAAGAGACTGGAGAAAGGAAGGCATATATGCCAAATATAACAGCCCCATACAGAGAAATGCTGAGGAGGGCAGAGATTGCTGAAGACGCTGGAAGTGAATATGTGATGATTGACGTGGTTGTTAGCGGGTTTTCAGCAGTTCAATCATTCAGAGAGGAGGAATTTAATTTTATAATACATGCACATAGGGCAATGCATGCGGCAATAACAAGAGGGAGGGATTTTGGAATATCGATGCTCGCATTAGCCAAGATTTACAGGTTGTTGGGAGTTGATCAACTGCATATAGGAACGGTTGTTGGAAAAATGGAAGGAGGAGAGAAGGAGGTTAAAGCAATTAGGGATGAGATAGTTTATGATAAGGTTGAGGCAGATAACGAAAACAAATTTTTCAATCAAGAATGGTTTGGTATTAATCCAATATTCCCAGTATCTTCAGGAGGAGTTCATCCTAAGTTGGTTCCAAAAATAGTTGAAATTTTAGGAAGAGATTTAATTATACAAGCTGGAGGAGGGGTGCATGGGCATCCAGATGGAACTAAAGCTGGAGCTAAGGCAATGAGAGCGGCTATAGAGGCAGTTGTAGAAGGGAAGTCGTTGGAAGAAAAGGCTGAAGAAGTTGAAGAATTAAAGAAGGCATTGGGGTATTGGAAATAAGCATAAATATTTAGTTTTTTTGTTAGCGCAATATTTAAATATTCAATTTTTTTATAGTAATCATCTTATACCAATTTGAGAATAGATTATTTGAGAGAAGTTTTATCGAATTTTAAAAATATTTAATTATGTGATTATTATGGTTCATGTCGCATGTTCTGAAAACATGAAAAAATATTTTGAAAGTATTGTTGATGAAGTTAAAAAAATTTACAAAATTGCAGAAGAGTGTAGAAAAAAAGGTTTTGACCCAGTTGATGAAGTAGAGATTCCATTAGCTGCTGATATGGCTGATAGAGTTGAGGGATTGGTGGGGCCGAAAGGTGTTGCTGGGAGAATTAGGGAATTGGTTAAAGAGTTAGGTAAAGAGCCAGCAGCATTGGAAATAGCTAAAGAAATTGTAGAAGGAAAATTTGGAGATTTTGACAAAGAAAAAAAGGCAGAGCAGGCAGTTAGAACTGCATTAGCTGTATTGACAGAAGGTATTGTTGCCGCTCCACTGGAGGGAATTGCAGACGTTAAAATCAAAAAAAATCCAGATGGGAGTGAATATTTAGCTATATACTATGCAGGACCTATAAGAAGTGCTGGGGGAACAGCTCAGGCGTTATCTGTCTTAGTTGGGGATTTCGTTAGAAAGGCAATGGGATTGGATAGGTATAAACCAACAGAGGATGAGATTGAGAGGTATGTTGAGGAGGTTGAGCTGTATCAATCAGAAGTTGGAAGTTTTCAATACAACCCAAAAGCTGATGAAATTAGAACAGCTGTAAGAAATATTCCAATTGAGATTACTGGAGAAGCTACAGATGATGTTGAAGTTTCTGGGCATAGGGATTTACCGAGAGTTGAGACAAACCAGCTAAGGGGAGGGGCTTTATTAGTTTTAGTTGAAGGGGTTTTGTTGAAAGCTCCTAAAATATTGAGGCATGTAGATAAATTAGGAATAGAAGGATGGGATTGGCTTAAAGATTTAATGAGTAAAAAAGAAGAGGAAGAAGAGGAAAAAGATGAAAAAATAGATGATGAAGATGTGGATGAAGAGGAAGAAGAGATAAGTGGGTACTGGAGAGATATTAAAATAGAGGCAAATAAAAAGTTTATAAGCGAAGTTATTGCTGGAAGGCCTGTATTTGCTCATCCATCAAAAGTTGGAGGATTTAGGCTGAGATATGGAAGGAGTAGGAATACTGGATTTGCTACTCAAGGATTTCATCCTGCTTTAATGTACTTAGTTGATGAATTCATGGCTGTTGGAACTCAGTTAAAGACTGAAAGACCTGGAAAAGCTACATGCGTTGTGCCGGTTGATAGCATTGAGCCACCAATTGTTAAGCTTAAAAATGGGGATGTTATTAGAGTTGATACAATAGAGAAGGCTATAGAAGTAAGGGATAGAGTTGAGGAAATCTTATTCTTAGGAGATGTTTTAGTTAATTATGGGGATTTTTTAGAGAACAACCATCCTTTATTACCAAGTTGCTGGTGTGAAGAGTGGTATGAGAAGGTTTTGATAGCTAGCAACGTAGGGTATGATAAAGAGTTTATAAAGAATCCAAAGCCAGAAGAGGCTGTTAAATTTGCCTTAGAAACAAAAACTCCACTACATCCAAGATATACATATCATTGGCATGATGTTAGCAAAGAAGATATAATATTATTAAGAAATTGGTTATTAAAAGGAAAAGAAGATGATTTTGAAGGAAAAAAAGTTTGGATTGTTGGCTTAGAAACTGAGGATGATAAGAAGGCAAAGAGAATTTTAGAGTTAATTGGTTGCTGTCATTTAGTTAGAAATAAAAAGGTGATGATTGAGGAATACTATCCACTTCTATACTCTTTAGGTTATGATGTTGAAAATAAGAAGGATTTGATTGAAAACATAGATGAAATTTTAAATTCTGCAAAAAATAGCATGCATCTTATAAATCTATTGGCTCCATTTGAGGTTAGGAGAAACACCTATGTGTATGTTGGGGCAAGAATGGGAAGACCTGAAAAAGCTGCTCCAAGAAAGATGAAACCTCCAGTTAATGGTCTCTTCCCTATAGGTAATGCTGGAGGACAAGTTAGATTGATAAATAAGGCTGTTGAAGAAAATAACACGGATGATATTGACGTTTCATATACAAGATGTCCAAAATGTGGGAAAATCTCTTTATATAGAGTTTGTCCATTCTGTGGAACTAAAGTGGAATTAGATACTTTTGGAAAAATCAAAGCCCCATTAAAGGAGTACTGGTATGCTGCTTTAAAGAGGTTAGGGATAAATAAGCCAGGAGATGTTAAATGTATTAAAGGGATGACATCAAAGCAAAAAATTGTTGAACCATTGGAAAAGGCCATATTAAGGGCTATGAATGAGGTTTATGTCTTTAAAGATGGAACTACAAGGTTCGATTGTACAGATGTGCCAGTAACTCACTTCAAGCCAAATGAGATAAATGTTAGTGTTGAAAAGCTTAGGGAACTTGGCTATGATAAAGACATTTATGGCAATGAGTTGGTTGATGGAGATCAGGTTGTTGAGCTAAAGCCACAGGATGTTATTATTCCAGAGAGTTGTGCAGAGTATTTTGTTAAAGTAGCTAATTTTATTGATGATTTATTGGAGAAATTTTACAATATGGAGAGATTCTACAATGTAAAAAAGAAAGAGGATTTAATTGGGCATTTAGTTATCGGTATGGCTCCTCACACATCAGCAGGGATGGTTGGAAGAATTATTGGCTACACAAAGGCAAATGTTGGCTATGCTCATCCTTATTTCCATGCTGCAAAGAGAAGGAACTGTGACGGAGATGAGGATTCTTTCTTTTTACTTTTAGACGCATTTCTAAACTTCTCTAAAAAATTCCTCCCAGATAAAAGAGGAGGACAGATGGACGCTCCATTAGTTTTAACTACAATATTGGATCCAAAAGAGGTTGATGGGGAAGTTCATAACATGGATACGATGTGGAGCTATCCTTTAGAGTTTTATGAGAAAACCTTAGAGATGCCTTCACCAAAAGAGGTTAAAGAGTTTATGGAAACTGTTGAAGATAGATTAGGAAATCCAGAACAGTATGAAGGAATCGGTTATACGCATGAAACTTCAAGAATAGATTTAGGTCCAAAGGTTTGTGCTTACAAAACCCTCGGATCAATGTTAGAAAAAACAACATCTCAATTATCAGTTGCTAAAAAGATTAGAGCTACTGATGAGAGGGATGTTGCTGAAAAGGTTATTCAATCCCACTTTATCCCGGATTTAATTGGAAATTTAAGGGCTTTCTCAAGGCAGGCAGTTAGATGTAAGTGTGGGGCTAAGTTTAGAAGGATTCCGTTAAGAGGAAAATGTCCAAAATGTGGCTCTAACTTAATATTGACGGTTTCAAAAGGGGCTGTTGAAAAGTATATGGACGTAGCGGAAAAGATGGCTGAGGAGTACGATGTAAATAATTATATAAAACAAAGATTAAAAATTATTAGAGAGGGAATAAATTCAATATTTGAAAATGATAAAAGTAAGCAAGTTAAGTTAAGTGATTTCTTTAAAATGAAGACCTAATTTTATTTTATATTGGTGGGATTATGAAAGTCATTCCTTTAGCTTCTGAAAGCTTAGGGGTTAGGTCAATGGCAACCTATGTAAAAACAAACGATGTTGGGATTTTAATAGACCCTGGTGTTGCCTTAGCCCCTGATAGATATGGATTAAAGCCAAATGAAATTGAATTCAAAAAATTAAAAGAATTGAGAAATAAAATTAATGACTATGCAAAAAAATCAGATATTATAACAATTTCTCACTATCATTACGACCATTATACACCATTTTTTGATGATATTTATTTGGATTCAAAGGATTATGCTAAAGAACTATACAAAGATAAAATTTTACTGATAAAGCATCCAACTGAGTTTATAAATAAGAGTCAGATGGAGAGGGCAAGGAAATTTTTGGAAAGTGTTAAAGATATTGCAAAGAAGATAGATTATGCTGACAACAAAACGTTTAAATTTGGAAAGACTGAGATAAAGTTTTCTCCACCATTCCCACATGGAAGGGATGATAAATTAGGATACGTTTTAATAACAACAGTTAAAGAAGGGAATTTTAAGTTTATGCACACTTCTGATACTCAAGGAGTTATATTTGATGATATTAGGGATTATATAGTCAAGGAAAAGCCAAACTTAATACTCATGGGAGGGCCTCCAACATATTTAATGCATAGGTATGGTAAGAAGAATTTAGAGAAGACCAACGAAAACTTAAAATATATAGTTGAAAATACTGGAGCTGAGATTATAATTGACCACCATTTATTGAGGGATAAGAAGTTTAGAGAGAGAATAAATATTGATTTTAAAACAGTTGCTGAGTTTTCAGGAGAGAAAAATTTGCTATTGGAAGCATATAGAAAAGAGATTAATCAAGGAAAAGATATCAATGAGTTGTTTAAATAATTTTATACCTCGATGATGAAAGTTACCCCCACTGACCTTTTGGAATGAAGAAATCGGCACTGTCTGAGAGGTATTATTTTTTGATTTTAATTTATTTTTAAAAATCATAATTTTAGTGATTTCCATGTTCATAGATGAGATTATTGGCAATTTAAAAGGAAATGAATTTTTAAACGCAGCTCTTTTAACTAAAAGTAATAAAAATAGGTTGTATTATGCAGTAAAACAGCCAGATGGTAATATAAAAGTAGTTCTTCCATTTGTTTTTCAAAATAAAAATTTTTTAAAACTTTCTGAATATAAAGAGGGGATAGAAGGAGCTACACAGAGAGTTATTGAAGAGATAAAAAATGAAATAATTAAGAAAAATAGATTTTTGCCGTTGGCAGGATATTTTGGTAGAATATATAAAGCTTTGTATGAGCCATTAACCGTGGTGAATTGTGATTTAAATATAGGCTATGACCTATGGAGAGCTGATAAGTACAACTATATTGAAGGAGATAAGATATATTTAATGCTTAGAATGATTTTTAAGGAAAGTGAAGCTAAAGATATAGCCAAACAAATTAATGAAATCTGCTATGATTTGGATAAATTTATTAAAAATATACCTATTGATTTGTTGATTGAAGAAGCAAAGAATATAATAAATCAAAAATATCTTAGGAACAAATTGGATGAGCTTGGATTAGTTTGCTTTATAGCTAATAATTCAAGACCTGCGAGAAAGTATACTGATGTTAGGAGGCATTACAGAATAGCAGGACCTAAAGAGGTGAATATTCCATTTGAATGCCCAGAAGAACTTGAGCCAGTGGAGATAG encodes:
- a CDS encoding ABC-ATPase domain-containing protein, translating into MFIDEIIGNLKGNEFLNAALLTKSNKNRLYYAVKQPDGNIKVVLPFVFQNKNFLKLSEYKEGIEGATQRVIEEIKNEIIKKNRFLPLAGYFGRIYKALYEPLTVVNCDLNIGYDLWRADKYNYIEGDKIYLMLRMIFKESEAKDIAKQINEICYDLDKFIKNIPIDLLIEEAKNIINQKYLRNKLDELGLVCFIANNSRPARKYTDVRRHYRIAGPKEVNIPFECPEELEPVEIELKYGKKVKGLGIKKGEIFIITGRNAQGKTTLLQAIDSGRDDHLIGDGREFIITTKSLSKASTGSMEMSGQDISLFFQKLPPGIKGTSQAVYGTASGSMYMAYQIQRAIKNKIKLILIDEDNSAVNLLVSGVLSKWFEGVKSLAEIIIKERKKLGDSSFVIVTSSLDLLTALGDRAIYLEDHKAKYLDLGLFREELGRYYLELASRFIGIKNER